GGAACTGAACCGCAAGCTCTCATCTTCCGAGAAGACTCGAACGAGTGCTCTGACGCTCAAGCACGCCGTGGTGATCTTCGCGGTCGGGTTCGCCGGGGCGTGGGTCGCCGCCTGGATGGGAGCGGCGCTGCCGGAGGTCCGGAATCTCGTCTCCACGTATACGTGGACGATTCTGATCGTCACCGCGTTGGGCGTGGGCCTGTCATTCACGCCGGTAAGGAGGCTGGAGCCGTTCGGCGCGTCGAAACTGGGATACGGGCTGCTGTACCTGGTTCTGGCCGCCATCGGGGCGAGAGCGAATCTGGCGGACATGATGTCGGTGCCAATTCTGGTCGTTGCCGGGTTTACGTGGGTGGCGATTCACGCGCTGCTCCTGCTGGCCGCCTCGCGGCTGCTCCGGGCGCCGATGTTCCTGATGGTCACCGCCAGTCAGGCGAATATCGGCGGGCCCGCGTCGGCGCCCGTCGTCGCGGGGGTCTATCAGCCGGCCCTGGTTACCGTGGGGCTGCTCATGGCGATCGTTGGAGGCATCCTGGGGACCTATCTGGGAATCGTTTGCAGCCAGTTGTGCAGGATGGTGAGTCAGCTATGAAACCTCTCGTGACGTTCGTGTTGCCTTTCTGCTTCGCCGCCACTCTCGCGGGATGCGCGTGCCGCGAAAAGCTCTACCATGCGTCTCCAAGCCAACTGCCGCACACGACCCGGTCGATGAAGACGGCTGGGTTCTGGATCGGCCGCCATCCCTGTCCCGACGAGACGATCTTCTCCGCCGAGCAGATCGCCGATGTGAACGCTCATATCCGCAACGACCTGAAGCTGACAAAGGACATCGCCGGGTTTCCAGCCAGCGTGCCCGGGGAGGAATTGAGAACCTCACTGGAGGACCAACTCGCCCGTCTGCGCGAGCGGCCGCTTTTGATGGGCAACGGGCGCAAGGCGGCAGAGCAATTCTACGGTCCGCTTCAGCGGAACATGAATCTCAGATCGATCTCCTGCGATGTGGATGTCAGGTACGGCCTGGTCCTGCGATTCGCGGACCAGCGTCTGCTGCCGACGGCGCGGAGCCTTTACGCCATTGCGGGCGACATCGACTTTGATGAACTCCAGAACAGCGCTCTGGATCTCGGGACCGCCGTTGCCGTTCTTCACGAAAGCGCCGGCGGAAAATGGTACTACGTCCAGAGCGACTTGAGCGCCGGCTGGGTCGAGGCGGATCATGTCGTCTTGTGTTCGTTGGAGCAGTTGAGGGATTATCTGACCCGCCGGGATTCTTCCTTTGTGGTCGCGACGCGGGCCAAGACCGACGTGTTCCTCGATGAGTCGCTGACGGAGTTCCACGAGTACATCCGAATGGGCGTTGCGCTCCCTCTTGGCCCTCGGGAGAGCAGCGACGTCGTTGGCGTGGTGATACCGTTCAGAAACGACGACGGCTCCTTCACGGCCAAGGACGCCTATGTGCGATCCTGTGACGTTCACCGGGGTTTCCGACCGTATACCCCGCGCGTGGTGATCGAGCAGGCGTTCGAGCTGCTTGACACGCCGTACGGCTGGGGAGGCCAGTACGGCGAGCAGGATTGTTCGCGATTTCTCCAGGAGGTCTTCGCGACGGTCGGTATGGCGCTGCCGAGAAACTCGGGCGATCAGTGTCAGGTCGGAACGCTCCTCGCCGACTTCGCTCAGGCCGCTGCGCCGCAAGAGAAACTCGGGCTTCTCAAGGCCCGGGGTGTCGGCGGGATCACCATCCTCAAGTTCAGGAACCACAGTCACGTTGCGATGTTTCTGGGCATGGTCGACGGTCGGCCGTACATCGTGCATTCGGCGTGGGGCTACCGTCAGAGGCTTGGTTTCTCGGAAGTTGTTCGAGTGATCAACCGCACGAGCGTTGCCGAACTGCACCTGGGAGAGGGGTCAACGAAGGGCTCTCTGCTTGACCGGCTTGCCTCCGTGAGAATCCTATCGAGGTGAGGCCTTACTCCCTGTTTCCTTTCATCCACTGCTTCCCGTCCAGAAAGCGGGAAACCATCATGCTGGAGACGTTGTCACCGACCGCGTTGACCATCGTCGCCGGAGGATCGACCAGGGCGCCGACCATCGAGATGATGGGCAGGGCCTCGATCGGCAATGCGTGGCGTTGTTCGGGGACCGGATCGTCTCGGCCCACGCCAAGGACGTCTGGCTGGAGGAACCGTCGATCAGCGTGATCTTAAGGGAGGTGCGGCCTGGGTCGGGACATCTGGACTACGCAGCCTATCTTCACGCGCTCGACGGCCTGCGGCATGAGGTTCCGCTGATGATGGAGCATCTGCCGTCGGAGCAGGAGTACGATCTGGCGGCTGATCACATCCGCGCGGTGGCGCAGCGCGAGGGCATC
The window above is part of the Phycisphaerae bacterium genome. Proteins encoded here:
- a CDS encoding DUF819 family protein, producing the protein MITDPFGVVTALLVIEGGIFYLAEYGPTKRFFNVLPPMFWIYFLPMVATTLGVIPQQSEVYPFISRHLLPVSLVMLLLSVDIRAILRLGKIALAMLLVGSAGIVLGGPTVLLLFQPWLPADIWLGFGALSGSWIGGSANMVAVQQGIGTPEEILAPIIVVDTIVAYSWMGLLIALAKFQSLYDRWNRSNTQVMEELNRKLSSSEKTRTSALTLKHAVVIFAVGFAGAWVAAWMGAALPEVRNLVSTYTWTILIVTALGVGLSFTPVRRLEPFGASKLGYGLLYLVLAAIGARANLADMMSVPILVVAGFTWVAIHALLLLAASRLLRAPMFLMVTASQANIGGPASAPVVAGVYQPALVTVGLLMAIVGGILGTYLGIVCSQLCRMVSQL